The following coding sequences are from one Pseudoalteromonas carrageenovora IAM 12662 window:
- a CDS encoding DUF1338 domain-containing protein, whose translation MHTNVNTLFENLWDNYLAVTPSADKIHDLLGSTQKDDIINDHIALRTFNIEKVGLEKLAAHFLALGYTECGEYHFEAKKLYAKHYEHSDPNQPKVFISELLVEKCSPELQAIVTDMVNQIDESAVTADNFLYSGTHWQVSGETYKQLLAESEYAAWMSAWGYRANHFTVNINMLAKFDNIHDVNQALKDAGFALNTSGGEVKGSPEVLLEQSSTLADDYAVMFSDGELRIPSCFYEFAIRYPKADGELYTGFVAASADKIFESTNVR comes from the coding sequence ATGCATACCAACGTAAATACATTATTTGAAAACCTATGGGATAACTATTTAGCAGTTACGCCATCGGCAGATAAAATTCATGACCTTTTAGGTTCAACCCAAAAAGACGACATAATTAACGATCATATTGCGTTACGTACGTTCAATATAGAAAAAGTAGGCCTTGAAAAACTAGCAGCACACTTTTTAGCGTTAGGTTACACAGAGTGCGGCGAATACCACTTTGAAGCTAAAAAGCTATACGCTAAACACTACGAACACAGCGATCCTAATCAACCTAAAGTATTTATTTCTGAGTTATTAGTAGAAAAGTGCTCGCCAGAGTTACAAGCTATTGTTACCGATATGGTAAATCAAATTGATGAAAGTGCTGTAACGGCTGATAACTTTTTATATTCAGGTACACATTGGCAAGTAAGCGGTGAAACCTACAAGCAGTTATTAGCAGAAAGCGAATATGCCGCGTGGATGTCAGCATGGGGCTATCGTGCCAATCATTTTACTGTAAATATTAATATGCTTGCCAAGTTTGATAACATTCATGATGTTAACCAGGCGCTTAAAGATGCAGGCTTTGCGCTTAATACATCAGGCGGCGAAGTAAAAGGCTCACCTGAGGTGTTACTAGAGCAATCATCAACACTTGCTGATGATTACGCCGTTATGTTCAGTGATGGCGAGTTACGCATTCCTAGTTGTTTTTATGAGTTTGCAATTAGATATCCTAAAGCCGATGGCGAGCTTTACACAGGCTTTGTCGCAGCGTCTGCTGATAAAATATTTGAAAGTACCAACGTACGCTAA
- a CDS encoding type III PLP-dependent enzyme — MTLSTQLKDTVTKVPAAAVAANQAFDYVQPTNTHIEQLAAQFGAPLMVLDCEAIRRQYHALKNALPGVVLHFALKPLPLAAVVRTLLEEGASFDLATSGEVDLVASQGVPSERTIHTHPIKRDSDIRDALAYGCTVFVVDNINELEKFIAYKDQAEILVRLSFRNKDAFADLSKKFGCSPDVAIDIISYAQQLGIRIKGLSFHVGSQSPNPTKYVEAINACAKVITKVSELGLPALSTLDIGGGFPVPYSVDVLPIDVFCAPINVALAQLPETMQIIAEPGRFIVASSVTSVASVMGQAQREGKTWYYLDDGIYGSFSGLMFDEAAYPIDSAKQEGERFESVLAGPTCDSIDVVSDSIMLPKLNNGDLIISRMMGAYTLATATDFNFFKRAEVVVLNEQVHSQVLTG; from the coding sequence ATGACTTTATCAACTCAACTAAAAGACACCGTAACTAAAGTACCTGCAGCAGCGGTTGCTGCAAATCAAGCATTTGATTATGTACAACCGACCAACACGCACATTGAACAACTTGCAGCACAATTTGGCGCACCACTTATGGTCCTTGACTGCGAAGCTATTCGTCGCCAATACCACGCGCTTAAAAATGCACTACCAGGCGTTGTTTTACACTTTGCATTAAAACCACTGCCTTTAGCCGCTGTTGTACGCACTTTACTTGAAGAAGGTGCAAGCTTTGATTTAGCAACAAGTGGTGAAGTTGATTTAGTGGCAAGCCAAGGTGTGCCAAGTGAGCGTACTATTCACACTCACCCTATTAAGCGCGACAGTGATATTCGCGATGCGCTAGCGTATGGCTGCACAGTGTTTGTTGTTGATAACATAAACGAGCTTGAAAAGTTTATTGCCTACAAAGATCAAGCTGAAATTTTAGTGCGCTTGAGCTTTCGTAACAAAGATGCATTTGCAGATTTATCTAAAAAGTTTGGCTGCAGCCCTGATGTTGCAATTGACATTATTAGCTACGCACAGCAACTAGGCATTCGTATAAAAGGGTTATCGTTTCATGTTGGCTCGCAATCACCAAACCCAACTAAATACGTTGAAGCAATTAATGCGTGTGCAAAAGTAATTACCAAAGTCAGTGAGCTTGGTTTACCAGCACTTAGCACACTCGATATTGGTGGTGGTTTTCCTGTGCCATACAGCGTAGATGTACTACCAATTGACGTTTTTTGTGCACCAATAAACGTAGCTTTAGCGCAATTACCTGAAACAATGCAAATTATTGCAGAGCCGGGTCGTTTTATTGTAGCAAGTAGCGTAACTAGCGTAGCCTCAGTTATGGGCCAAGCGCAGCGCGAAGGTAAAACGTGGTATTACTTAGATGACGGTATTTACGGGTCTTTCAGCGGCTTAATGTTTGACGAAGCAGCATACCCTATCGACAGTGCTAAACAAGAAGGCGAGCGTTTTGAGTCTGTACTTGCTGGCCCAACATGCGACAGCATAGACGTAGTGAGTGACTCGATTATGTTACCAAAACTAAACAACGGCGATTTAATTATCAGCCGTATGATGGGCGCATACACACTGGCTACAGCAACCGACTTTAACTTTTTCAAACGAGCTGAAGTTGTTGTATTAAACGAGCAAGTACACAGCCAAGTATTAACTGGCTAA
- the betB gene encoding betaine-aldehyde dehydrogenase: MSKPVYQNFINGHFLANQSGETFDVTNPATGNVIYSVEVADEFVQNAAIKSAKQGFAQWSKMTPIERSRILLKAVAILRQRNDELALIEVLDTGKPMQEANCVDIETGADVIEYFAGLAPAQVGQQQMVGDDFYYTRKEPLGICAGIGAWNYPLQIACWKSGPALAAGNAFIFKPSEETPLGAIKLAEVFVEAGVPAGVFNVVQGAGDVGQWLTSHSEIDKVSFTGEVGTGKKVVASAAGTLKDVTMELGGKSPLVVFDDANIEQAVSAAMLGNFYTQGEICTNCTRIYVHKNIYQQFIDELKTRTEQNIIAGDPQDLNTNFGALISKKHQDLVMSYVNKGIEEGATLLTGGSTLSPESAPNGYFVAPTVFIDCNDEMTIVKEEIFGPVMSVLVFEDEDDVIARANGTHLGLAAGVFTSDIKRAHRVIHQLEAGICWINAYGNSPAEMPVGGYKQSGIGRENGIETLDHYTQTKSIYVGMADIESPF, encoded by the coding sequence GTGAGCAAACCAGTCTATCAAAACTTTATTAATGGCCATTTTCTTGCTAACCAAAGCGGTGAAACTTTTGATGTAACTAACCCTGCAACAGGTAATGTTATTTATAGCGTAGAAGTTGCCGATGAATTTGTTCAAAACGCAGCCATTAAAAGTGCAAAACAAGGTTTTGCACAGTGGTCTAAAATGACACCTATCGAACGCAGCCGTATTTTATTAAAAGCAGTCGCAATACTTCGCCAGCGAAACGATGAACTAGCCTTAATAGAAGTGCTTGATACCGGCAAACCAATGCAAGAAGCAAACTGTGTTGATATAGAAACCGGCGCTGATGTAATCGAATACTTTGCAGGCCTAGCCCCTGCACAAGTGGGTCAGCAGCAAATGGTAGGTGATGACTTTTACTATACGCGCAAAGAACCATTAGGTATTTGTGCCGGTATTGGTGCGTGGAACTACCCGCTACAAATAGCATGTTGGAAATCTGGCCCTGCCCTTGCAGCTGGCAACGCATTTATTTTTAAACCATCTGAAGAAACACCACTAGGCGCTATTAAACTGGCCGAAGTATTTGTTGAAGCAGGTGTACCTGCTGGCGTATTTAACGTTGTACAAGGTGCAGGTGACGTAGGCCAATGGTTAACCTCGCACAGTGAGATTGACAAAGTGTCGTTTACTGGTGAAGTAGGTACAGGTAAAAAAGTAGTAGCAAGCGCTGCTGGTACCTTAAAAGACGTAACAATGGAGCTAGGTGGTAAGTCGCCGCTAGTTGTATTTGATGATGCAAATATAGAGCAAGCAGTAAGCGCAGCCATGCTAGGTAACTTTTATACGCAAGGCGAAATTTGCACTAACTGTACACGTATTTATGTTCATAAAAATATTTATCAGCAGTTTATTGATGAGCTTAAAACGCGTACAGAGCAAAATATTATTGCTGGCGATCCGCAAGATTTAAACACAAACTTTGGTGCGCTTATCTCTAAAAAGCATCAAGACTTAGTAATGAGTTATGTTAATAAAGGGATTGAAGAAGGCGCAACACTGCTTACCGGTGGTTCAACGCTTTCACCTGAATCTGCGCCTAATGGCTACTTTGTTGCACCTACCGTTTTTATTGATTGCAACGATGAAATGACTATCGTTAAAGAAGAAATATTTGGCCCAGTAATGAGCGTACTTGTTTTTGAAGACGAAGACGACGTAATTGCACGTGCCAATGGCACTCACCTAGGCTTAGCTGCGGGCGTATTTACAAGCGATATTAAACGCGCACACCGTGTTATTCATCAATTAGAAGCGGGGATTTGTTGGATTAATGCCTATGGTAACTCACCTGCTGAAATGCCTGTTGGAGGTTATAAGCAATCTGGTATTGGCCGTGAAAATGGGATCGAAACACTTGATCATTACACGCAAACTAAGTCTATTTATGTTGGTATGGCCGACATAGAAAGCCCATTTTAA
- a CDS encoding transporter substrate-binding domain-containing protein, with the protein MSVADEPITLLSRANAASDGFLNSDETFNRLLSHAFTTKLQWTNQARLIKRLTTNEPVCSYDLIKTPEREQHIIFSELPTTVYEQRKVYAFKSFLGNLPKRVSVLELLEKNHTLGIDSGASYKELEPILKKYKDQVASISSEDTSSQLPNLLIHKRIDMIIDYEINIQETFSDEQLKKIGSRAIAEYPEYVNGYFACSKTSQGSKVIQALNHLMKTPAIYNYLRQQPQHSYSADTSSKIMLAHKQMFVIPPKISKINRQDK; encoded by the coding sequence ATGAGTGTTGCAGATGAGCCTATTACATTACTTTCTCGGGCTAATGCCGCTTCTGATGGGTTTTTAAATTCAGATGAAACATTTAATCGCCTTTTAAGCCATGCTTTTACTACTAAGTTACAGTGGACCAACCAAGCGCGCCTTATTAAGCGCCTTACAACTAACGAACCCGTTTGCAGCTACGACTTAATTAAAACACCAGAGCGCGAACAGCATATTATATTTTCAGAGCTCCCTACAACGGTTTATGAGCAAAGAAAAGTTTATGCATTTAAAAGCTTTTTGGGCAATCTGCCCAAACGAGTTTCAGTTTTAGAGTTACTTGAGAAAAACCACACCTTAGGTATTGATTCAGGCGCTAGCTATAAAGAACTTGAGCCCATATTAAAAAAATATAAAGACCAAGTTGCATCAATTAGCAGTGAAGATACAAGCTCGCAACTACCAAACTTACTTATACATAAAAGAATCGATATGATTATTGATTATGAAATAAATATTCAAGAAACATTTAGCGACGAGCAGTTAAAAAAAATAGGTAGCCGAGCAATAGCTGAATACCCAGAGTATGTTAATGGCTACTTTGCATGTAGTAAAACTTCGCAGGGCAGTAAAGTCATTCAAGCCTTAAATCACTTGATGAAAACCCCGGCAATTTATAATTATCTACGCCAGCAACCTCAGCACTCTTATAGCGCTGACACCTCGAGTAAAATCATGCTTGCTCACAAACAAATGTTCGTTATCCCCCCAAAGATTAGTAAAATTAATCGTCAAGATAAATAA
- a CDS encoding DUF3081 domain-containing protein produces MKNELDNKQILAVYERIQKRGEATNEGKHYQGITAYSDIDGYTIYLQGSGVILRFGFHNAYHLDYEHDKHKDDFLKKIVNIANEE; encoded by the coding sequence ATGAAAAACGAACTCGATAATAAACAAATTTTAGCAGTATACGAGCGTATTCAAAAACGTGGAGAAGCAACTAATGAAGGTAAGCATTATCAAGGTATTACCGCTTATTCTGATATAGACGGTTACACTATATATTTACAAGGCAGCGGTGTAATTCTTCGTTTTGGTTTTCATAACGCCTACCACCTAGATTACGAACACGACAAACACAAAGACGATTTTTTAAAGAAAATTGTTAATATTGCTAACGAAGAATAA
- the betA gene encoding choline dehydrogenase → MSNHYDYIIVGAGSAGCVLANRLSEDSSNRVLLLETGGSDKSIFIKMPTALSIPMNTDKYAWQFHTQPEPHLDNREMHCPRGKVLGGSSSINGMVYVRGHAKDFDEWQQHGANGWDYQSCLPYFQKAESFYLGENTYRGGKGPLGVNNGNEMQNPLYTTFIKAGVEAGYASTDDYNASQQEGFGPMHMTVKDGVRSSASREYLDPVKSRSNLTVLTGALAQKVILDGKKATGIEYKVNGNVQTAHAAKDVVLSAGPIGSPHILQLSGIGDKDILEKAGVEVKHHLPGVGQNLQDHLEFYFQYKCKQPITLNGKLGLISKGLIGAKWLFTRKGLGATNHFESCAFIRSKPGVEWPDIQYHFLPAAMRYDGRSAFAGHGFQVHVGHNKPKSRGSVTIQSANPEQPPQILFNYLQHKDDIEGFRACVRLTRAIIEQSAFDDYRDEEIQPGKHIQTDEEIDAFVRQAVESAYHPSCSCKMGEDDMAVVNSNTQVHGIKGLRVVDSSIFPTVPNGNLNAPTIMVAEKAADLILGKSPLQKSDVSVAIPTNWQQTQRSAEI, encoded by the coding sequence ATGAGTAATCATTACGACTATATTATTGTTGGTGCGGGATCTGCGGGTTGTGTTTTAGCTAACCGATTATCTGAAGATTCAAGCAATCGCGTGTTACTGCTTGAAACCGGCGGCAGTGATAAAAGTATTTTTATAAAAATGCCAACTGCGCTGTCTATTCCTATGAATACCGATAAGTACGCATGGCAATTCCATACTCAACCAGAGCCACATTTAGATAACCGTGAAATGCATTGCCCTCGCGGTAAGGTACTCGGTGGCTCGTCATCGATTAATGGCATGGTGTATGTACGCGGCCACGCTAAAGACTTTGATGAGTGGCAGCAGCACGGTGCTAATGGTTGGGACTACCAATCGTGTTTACCGTATTTTCAAAAAGCGGAAAGCTTTTACCTTGGTGAAAACACATACCGAGGTGGTAAAGGCCCACTTGGCGTTAATAACGGTAACGAAATGCAAAACCCGTTGTACACCACATTTATAAAAGCCGGTGTAGAAGCTGGTTATGCTAGTACAGACGATTATAACGCGTCGCAGCAAGAAGGCTTTGGCCCAATGCACATGACCGTTAAAGACGGTGTACGCAGCTCGGCTTCTCGTGAATATTTAGACCCTGTAAAATCGCGTAGTAATTTAACTGTACTTACCGGCGCACTTGCTCAAAAAGTTATTCTTGACGGTAAAAAAGCCACAGGCATCGAGTACAAAGTAAACGGTAATGTTCAAACAGCACATGCAGCAAAAGATGTTGTTTTAAGTGCAGGCCCTATTGGCTCTCCGCATATATTACAGCTATCTGGTATTGGCGATAAGGACATCCTTGAAAAAGCAGGCGTTGAAGTTAAACACCACTTACCGGGTGTGGGTCAAAACTTACAAGATCATCTTGAATTTTACTTTCAATACAAATGTAAGCAGCCAATTACACTAAACGGCAAATTGGGCCTTATTTCCAAGGGCTTGATAGGCGCTAAATGGTTATTTACTCGTAAAGGTTTAGGCGCTACTAACCATTTTGAGTCATGTGCATTTATCCGCTCTAAGCCTGGAGTTGAATGGCCTGATATTCAGTATCACTTTTTACCAGCCGCTATGCGATACGATGGTCGTAGTGCATTTGCAGGTCATGGTTTTCAAGTTCACGTAGGTCATAACAAACCAAAAAGTCGCGGCAGCGTTACTATTCAATCAGCTAACCCTGAGCAACCGCCACAAATTTTGTTTAATTACTTACAGCACAAAGACGACATTGAAGGCTTTAGAGCATGTGTGCGTTTAACTCGCGCCATTATTGAGCAAAGTGCCTTTGATGATTACCGTGATGAAGAAATTCAGCCAGGTAAACACATTCAAACAGATGAAGAAATAGATGCCTTTGTACGCCAAGCCGTAGAAAGTGCTTACCACCCTTCTTGCTCATGCAAAATGGGTGAAGATGATATGGCCGTTGTTAACTCTAATACCCAAGTGCACGGTATTAAAGGCTTACGTGTTGTTGACTCGTCTATTTTTCCAACCGTTCCTAACGGAAACCTTAATGCTCCTACGATTATGGTTGCTGAAAAAGCAGCTGATTTAATTTTAGGTAAAAGTCCATTACAGAAATCGGATGTGAGTGTTGCCATACCAACTAATTGGCAACAAACACAACGTAGTGCGGAGATCTAA
- the betI gene encoding transcriptional regulator BetI: MEPVRRQQLIDATIESVAMRGLQATTINSISKNAGLSSGIISHYFGGKQGLIEATVRYLLSNLKKDLIEKVSHNTSATQRLMFIVEANFALVQQRSDTTKTWLSFWAQSMHDDELHRLQNVNSKRLQSNLAFSFKQLMPIEQAKQAAELSAAMIDGLWLRTVLSKSDVNQFKHSETLAKSYVNSLIKQYGA, encoded by the coding sequence ATGGAACCTGTCAGGCGTCAACAGTTAATTGACGCGACAATTGAGTCAGTGGCGATGCGTGGATTACAAGCAACCACTATAAACAGCATTAGTAAAAATGCAGGTTTATCGTCAGGCATTATTAGTCATTATTTTGGTGGTAAGCAGGGTTTAATAGAAGCGACTGTTCGTTATTTGCTTTCTAATCTTAAAAAAGACCTTATTGAAAAAGTTAGCCATAACACCAGCGCTACACAGCGCCTTATGTTTATTGTTGAAGCTAACTTTGCGCTTGTGCAACAGCGCAGTGATACCACCAAGACATGGTTGAGCTTTTGGGCGCAATCAATGCACGACGACGAGCTTCACCGACTGCAAAATGTAAACAGTAAACGCTTGCAAAGTAATTTAGCATTTTCATTTAAGCAATTAATGCCTATTGAGCAAGCAAAACAAGCTGCTGAACTTAGCGCTGCCATGATCGATGGCCTATGGTTAAGAACAGTACTTAGTAAATCCGACGTAAACCAGTTTAAACACAGTGAAACTTTAGCTAAAAGCTATGTAAATTCACTCATCAAGCAATATGGAGCCTAG
- a CDS encoding BCCT family transporter, translating into MTIWLNAGIIFTLLAIITILIKWGNVRVVGVTPVRTFTFIAILFTSGLDVGLIMFPLTEFAGYADIKASPEYAFANPLAIEFGYWGFLIWGFYFLTCFYFCVIEPKVKFFEIPWVKFINNVVIIGTCAFTAYLLLTNLPWYLPELGDGESVIPTFYFVVLAAICFAVYSSTDIKYVRILSIATTWLFIALIGFMWAGAFVLGDSEMSAFTSNVASIGVYFANINEFVLPLNDYHEFYLFWWFAWSIMIGQFTSRFVGGLKTYQVLGAMLIFPSIPIAIWFSVLYHYHDMGIPTQGIKNFAMVFVGVVFVINSLDSLIRLYTDNLNLTVKRLGKLNYMALNIVALSLLTLLFKLEFLQIQWVGALVIGLFFVCAGFIGYSKFKTVKNIDSSPKDNKIDYTKIETVH; encoded by the coding sequence ATGACTATTTGGCTTAATGCAGGCATCATTTTTACCTTACTTGCCATTATCACTATTTTAATAAAATGGGGTAATGTTCGCGTTGTTGGCGTAACACCAGTTCGCACCTTTACGTTTATAGCAATATTATTTACATCAGGCCTTGATGTTGGCCTTATTATGTTTCCTTTAACTGAGTTTGCAGGTTATGCAGACATAAAAGCAAGCCCAGAATATGCGTTTGCAAATCCACTGGCCATTGAGTTTGGTTACTGGGGATTTTTGATCTGGGGATTTTACTTTCTTACGTGTTTTTATTTCTGTGTAATAGAACCTAAAGTTAAATTTTTCGAAATTCCTTGGGTTAAATTTATCAATAATGTAGTAATTATTGGTACATGTGCGTTTACTGCTTATTTATTACTTACAAACCTACCATGGTACTTACCAGAGCTCGGTGATGGCGAAAGCGTTATACCCACTTTTTACTTTGTGGTATTAGCCGCTATATGTTTTGCGGTTTACTCAAGTACAGATATTAAATACGTACGTATTCTAAGCATTGCAACTACTTGGTTATTTATTGCATTAATTGGCTTTATGTGGGCCGGTGCATTTGTGTTAGGTGACAGTGAAATGTCTGCATTTACAAGTAACGTAGCTTCCATTGGTGTTTACTTTGCTAATATTAATGAGTTTGTATTACCTCTTAACGATTACCACGAATTTTACTTATTTTGGTGGTTTGCGTGGAGCATAATGATTGGCCAATTTACATCTCGTTTTGTTGGCGGACTTAAGACATATCAAGTACTTGGGGCAATGCTAATATTCCCTTCAATCCCAATTGCAATCTGGTTTAGTGTGCTTTATCACTATCATGATATGGGTATTCCAACTCAAGGTATTAAAAACTTTGCGATGGTGTTTGTAGGTGTTGTGTTTGTAATCAATTCACTTGATTCATTGATACGCTTATATACCGATAACTTAAATTTAACGGTAAAACGTTTAGGTAAGCTTAACTATATGGCACTAAATATAGTTGCCCTTTCACTGCTTACTTTATTATTTAAGCTAGAGTTTTTACAAATTCAATGGGTTGGTGCGTTAGTAATTGGTTTATTCTTTGTGTGTGCAGGCTTTATTGGTTACAGCAAGTTTAAAACAGTTAAGAACATAGATAGCTCACCAAAAGATAATAAAATTGATTATACAAAAATAGAAACTGTACATTAG
- a CDS encoding flavohemoglobin expression-modulating QEGLA motif protein, with translation MIDKALLLKTRELSDQLIALQTPIRILDAINWDKQIKEEFFRQKCQKNPLIDRAYYQQRDLGFVPSELRQAFSTLNRNIINQLGQLNPISQYMGKMCSEYKTVLSMLEYRGTPEFHDLSVELFGHPKDLFHAGEPSLFELANMLEKPLQNLLVADILPDDPKNIDAVDAVRILSEQVNSSMAGINVEVMLSDGIVSDAAAGANNIKLNQDVKFSQRELDILEVHEGWIHVGTTQNGLAQPYLTCLSKGTPSSTVTQEGLAVLTEIITLKSTPRRLSKLVNRIQAVTKVIDGAEFVDIYRDYVAQGLSKDDSYTLAQRVFRGSTANGLPFTKDIAYIKGFVLVYNLIRVAIQLGRIDQLPLLLVGKISIDDFRLISQLHDLGVIEDPKFVPPHFKDLRGLATWLSFGRFIGDLSFEQLENDYKPLFL, from the coding sequence ATGATAGACAAGGCGTTACTACTTAAAACACGAGAATTATCTGATCAATTAATAGCGTTACAAACGCCTATTAGAATACTCGATGCTATTAATTGGGATAAACAAATAAAAGAAGAGTTTTTTAGACAAAAATGTCAAAAAAACCCTTTAATTGATCGTGCTTATTACCAGCAACGCGATTTAGGGTTTGTACCTAGTGAATTACGCCAAGCGTTTTCTACACTTAATAGAAATATTATAAATCAGCTAGGGCAGTTAAATCCTATTTCGCAATATATGGGTAAAATGTGTAGCGAATATAAAACGGTTCTAAGTATGCTGGAATACAGAGGCACACCTGAATTTCATGATTTATCAGTAGAGCTATTTGGTCACCCAAAAGATCTATTTCATGCAGGTGAGCCTTCACTGTTCGAACTTGCAAATATGCTAGAAAAACCACTGCAAAATTTGTTAGTTGCCGATATTTTACCTGATGATCCTAAAAATATTGATGCGGTGGATGCAGTACGTATTTTATCTGAGCAAGTTAATAGTAGTATGGCAGGTATTAATGTAGAAGTAATGCTTAGCGACGGCATTGTAAGTGATGCAGCGGCCGGTGCTAATAACATTAAACTAAACCAAGACGTTAAATTTTCTCAGCGCGAGCTTGATATATTAGAAGTTCACGAAGGCTGGATACACGTAGGTACGACGCAAAACGGGCTAGCTCAGCCTTATTTAACTTGTTTAAGTAAAGGCACCCCAAGTTCAACAGTAACCCAAGAGGGGTTAGCTGTTTTAACCGAAATAATTACTCTTAAATCAACGCCGAGGCGTTTATCAAAATTAGTTAACCGTATTCAAGCGGTTACCAAGGTGATAGATGGGGCTGAGTTTGTAGACATATATAGAGATTATGTGGCGCAAGGGCTTTCAAAAGATGACAGCTACACATTAGCGCAACGGGTATTTAGAGGCAGTACAGCAAATGGATTACCATTTACAAAAGATATTGCCTACATTAAAGGTTTTGTTTTGGTGTATAACTTAATTCGCGTAGCTATTCAGCTAGGGCGTATTGATCAGCTGCCATTATTATTAGTCGGTAAAATCTCCATTGATGATTTTAGACTCATATCGCAACTGCACGATTTAGGTGTAATTGAGGACCCTAAATTTGTTCCTCCGCACTTCAAAGATTTACGTGGTTTAGCAACGTGGCTAAGCTTTGGTCGTTTTATTGGTGATTTGTCGTTTGAGCAGTTAGAAAACGATTACAAGCCGTTATTTTTGTAA